Proteins from a genomic interval of Poecile atricapillus isolate bPoeAtr1 chromosome 1, bPoeAtr1.hap1, whole genome shotgun sequence:
- the LOC131590596 gene encoding fibulin-2-like, giving the protein MALPGALRLWLACLLLCSAAPKPTCDPSACGPCPEGDPEGTASPAAGGCCPPCPPPCPCPPYLHDDCDMQGFSSVPAGRSFYIDFGRKLCTCGPGGDIACTPLCPSPGPACLALGSPRADGCPQCVCYDQEEMAVPAGTVTIRGSQSCSCPEQGGQLRCTSGSPR; this is encoded by the coding sequence ATGGCTCTCCCCGGCGCCCTTCGCCTGTGGCTCGCCtgtctcctgctctgcagcGCGGCCCCCAAACCCACCTGTGACCCCAGTGCCTGCGGCCCGTGTCCCGAGGGGGACCCTGAGGGGACAGCCAGCCCcgctgctgggggctgctgcccGCCGTGCCCCCCGCCCTGCCCCTGCCCGCCCTACCTGCACGATGACTGCGACATGCAGGGCTTCTCCAGCGTCCCCGCCGGCCGCTCCTTCTACATCGACTTCGGCCGCAAGCTGTGCACCTGCGGGCCCGGCGGGGACATCGCCTGCACGccgctctgccccagccccgggcccgccTGCCTCGCCCTGGGCAGCCCGCGGGCCGAcggctgtccccagtgtgtgtGCTACGACCAGGAGGAGATGGCCGTGCCCGCCGGCACCGTCACCATCCGCGGCTcgcagagctgcagctgccccgAGCAGGGCGGACAGCTGCGCTGCACATCGGGCAGCCCCCGCTGA